From Flavipsychrobacter sp., a single genomic window includes:
- a CDS encoding Crp/Fnr family transcriptional regulator, whose translation MDQSQALSQIKEYLLQLIPDLPEEVWLRFVEKCVVRTYTKNTTICKPGMVYNTVSFVCSGLLRSYYLIDGKEIITAFAYENCYYSEYESFLTQTASKMYTTTMEDTTVVDINYKELQDLYSNSPECEKIGRLIAEDLFIFLSNRNSSFQFDTPETRYIKFLDDCEPIIQRIPQYMIASYLGLTPEALSRTRARMSKKSNSLIDSDQ comes from the coding sequence ATGGATCAGTCGCAAGCGTTAAGTCAAATAAAGGAATACCTGCTACAGTTAATACCTGACTTGCCAGAGGAGGTATGGTTAAGGTTTGTGGAAAAATGCGTGGTGAGAACCTATACCAAGAATACCACTATTTGTAAGCCAGGCATGGTATATAACACAGTCTCTTTTGTGTGTAGTGGCTTGTTGCGTAGTTATTACCTTATTGATGGTAAAGAGATTATTACAGCTTTTGCTTATGAGAATTGTTACTATTCTGAATATGAAAGTTTCTTGACCCAAACAGCTTCTAAAATGTATACTACCACCATGGAAGATACCACAGTAGTAGACATTAATTATAAAGAGCTACAAGATCTATATAGTAACTCTCCAGAATGTGAGAAAATAGGTAGGTTGATAGCAGAGGACTTGTTTATTTTTCTTTCCAACCGCAATTCTTCTTTTCAGTTTGATACGCCTGAGACTCGTTACATAAAGTTTTTAGACGACTGTGAACCAATAATACAACGTATCCCTCAATATATGATCGCGTCTTATCTTGGTCTTACACCTGAAGCGCTAAGCCGCACCCGTGCACGTATGAGTAAGAAGAGTAATAGCCTTATTGATTCGGATCAATAA